The Misgurnus anguillicaudatus chromosome 21, ASM2758022v2, whole genome shotgun sequence genome includes a window with the following:
- the LOC141353342 gene encoding E3 ubiquitin-protein ligase TRIM39-like, producing the protein MLHAFKLFISSRRYLRLLKPYMNTSDTLSQRRRTMAESSPTSPRRARSMSQPPFLSSSSVRLTEELLCCICLEMFSDPVSTPCGHNFCRICLKRYWDNSQIYSCPCCKETFIKRPELKINTTLREITLIFKEKSSQVKSDKFSLRRSEVLCDICDERKLKALKSCLMCQTSYCETHLDLHEKMTLKKHKLLDPVENIKDYICEKHERPLELFCRDDQTCVCAFCTDGDHKNHNTVPLEEESKEKKTQLMKTQTDIQQMIQKRIKKIQEIKHSAELRKRSREQEKAASVELFSDLIRSIERCQTELLEMMEQEQKVEEKQDKDLITDLEQEITELKLRDSELEKITHSEDHLHLVQIDPSSLYRAPDMKNWSEISMKTHVSVETLRRALTQLQETLNEKLTQTVLMKMQQYAVDVTLDPDTAHPKLALSEDRKQVRDGDNQHKVPDNPERFDKCVCVLGKEGFTSGRFYFEVQVKDKTEWDFGVVRESVNRKGLITLSPQNGFWAVMLRNENEYSACARPPVSLCLKVKPQKVGVFVDYEEGLVCFYDVESRSHIYSFTAQTFTEKLFPLFCPGLNAKGKNSAPLIISPVHYKK; encoded by the exons ATGCTGCATGCTTTTAAACTCTTTATCTCTTCAAGAAGATATTTGAGACTTTTAAAGCCGTACATGAACACATCTGATACTCTTTCACAG AGAAGACGAACAATGGCAGAATCTTCACCAACATCACCAAGACGGGCCAGAAGCATGAGTCAACCTCCAT TTCTGTCATCCTCCAGTGTTCGTCTGACTGAAGAGCTTCTGTGTTGTATTTGTCTGGAGATGTTCAGTGATCCAGTCAGCACTCCATGTGGACACAACTTCTGCAGGATCTGTCTGAAACGGTACTGGGACAACAGTCAGATCTACAGCTGTCCATGCTGTAAAGAAACATTCATTAAAAGACCAGAACTCAAGATCAACACAACACTTAGAGAGATCACACTGATCTTTAAAGAAAAGTCAAGTCAAGTAAAGTCTGATAAGTTCAGTCTAAGAAGATCTGAAGTCCTCTGTGACATCTGTGATGAAAGAAAACTAAAAGCCCTGAAGTCCTGCCTGATGTGTCAGACATCTTACTGTGAAACTCACCTGGACCTTCATGAGAAAATGActttaaagaaacacaaactGCTGGATCCTGTGGAGAATATAAAGGACTATATATGTGAGAAACATGAGAGACCTCTGGAGCTCTTCTGTAGAGATGATCAGACATGTGTTTGTGCGTTTTGTACTGATGGAGATCACAAGAATCACAACACTGTTCCTCTAGAAGAGGAGAGTAAAGAGAAGAAG ACTCAACTGAtgaagacacagacagacattcAGCAGATGATCCAGAAGAGAATCAAGAAGATTCAAGAAATCAAACACTCAGCAGAACTCAGAAAA AGAAGCAGAGAGCAGGAGAAAGCAGCGAGTGTTGAGCTCTTCAGTGATCTGATCAGATCCATTGAGAGATGTCAGACTGAGCTGCTGGAGATGATGGAGCAGGAACAGAAAGTAGAAGAGAAACAGGATAAAGATCTCATTACAGATCTGGAGCAGGAGATCACTGAGCTGAAGCTGAGAGACAGTGAACTGGAGAAGATTACACACAGTGAAGATCATCTTCATCTCGTtcag ATTGACCCATCATCCCTGTACAGAGCTCCAGACATGAAGAACTGGTCTGAGATCAGTATGAAGACTCATGTGAGTGTGGAGACTCTGAGGAGAGCTCTGACTCAACTACAGGAGACTCTGAATGAAAAACTCACTCAAACTG TGTTGATGAAGATGCAGCAGTATGCAG TGGATGTGACTCTGGATCCTGATACAGCTCATCCAAAACTTGCCCTGTCTGAAGATAGAAAACAAGTGAGAGATGGAGACAATCAACATAAAGTCCCAGATAATCCAGAGAGATTTGATAAGTGTGTCTGTGTTCTGGGAAAAGAGGGATTCACCTCAGGGAGATTTTATTTTGAGGTTCAGGTGAAGGACAAAACTGAATGGGATTTCGGAGTGGTCAGAGAATCTGTTAACAGAAAGGGGTTGATTACACTGTCTCCTCAGAATGGATTCTGGGCTGTGATGCTGAGGAATGAGAATGAATATTCGGCCTGTGCTCGTCCTCCTGTCTCTCTGTGTCTGAAAGTGAAACCACAGAAGGTCGGGGTGTTTGTGGATTATGAGGAGggtttggtttgtttttatGATGTAGAGTCCAGGTCTCATATCTACTCTTTCACTGCTCAAACCTTCACTGAGAAACTCTTTCCATTGTTTTGCCCAGGTCTTAATGCTAAAGGTAAAAATTCAGCTCCTCTGATCATCTCACCTGTTCATTACAAAAAATGA